One part of the Augochlora pura isolate Apur16 chromosome 3, APUR_v2.2.1, whole genome shotgun sequence genome encodes these proteins:
- the LOC144468152 gene encoding small integral membrane protein 8 codes for MNKKQNEAAPGDGLRSLRSTMMFRAINYELYVKPNKVVMIFGAATMLSCLGYIWYMRQKYDSTQYYNAVTEDGSVVLKKKTSKWVD; via the exons atgaataaaaaacaaaatgaagcAGCACCAGGTGATGGTTTACGGTCCCTTAGAAGCACAATGATGTTTCGtgcaattaattatgaattatatgtTAAACCG AATAAAGTGGTAATGATTTTTGGAGCTGCAACAATGTTAAGTTGTTTGGGATATATTTGGTATATGCGACAAAAATATGATAGTACACAGTACTATAATGCAGTAACAGAAGATGGGTCAGTTGTTCTGAAAAAAAAGACATCCAAATGGGTTGACTGA
- the LOC144468146 gene encoding neutral amino acid transporter 9: MYKPHEWNITMQHDSGSESAPLLSSESHTSVESTIFNDSETSDFECTPTNTYFKYGSLEVSDVNSPVTVIPKRHPPISQNLTAVTLLINSCSLNVTQDRCYDIHNADLIFNNGTCEPTGKESMLNNFRSKYLSPSLEEETTRNACEEKSKQSSLVTVFSIWNTTLGSSLLTIPWGIQMAGFFPGIILILVMSGLCLYTAYCLLLVHKYHGGQKGIEVIFLSRVYLNKWAEYIAKSFSITVLLGATIAYWILMSNFLYNSVNFIYDSIKETDVSLVSNDSYSSEILCPKKMSNNTNTVDHEYTYSSIGPLWDLYKTVPIFLGLLIFPILNFNSPTFFTKFNSLGTVSIIYLIVFVLMKSISWGVNMEQSDWDISWKLKISFPALSGMLAMSFFIHNIIITIMQNNYDQRKNGRDLSFAYFLVTLTYIIVGVIFYVCFPLSKSCIEDNLLNNFQKWSGLTVGARIVLLFQLLTVYPLLAYMLRIQLLSSICKSFNTGCVLLVNIILVCICILFAVFVPYIGTIIRFTGALSGLVYVFTLPSLLYLAILKKQKRLSLFVTILHISIPLIGFLNLLAQFFVTES, from the exons aTGTATAAACCACACGAGTGGAATATTACAATGCAGCACGATAGTGGATCAGAAAGTGCCCCATTACTTTCTTCAGAATCTCATACAAGCGTGGAATCTACTATATTTAATGATTCAGAAACAAGCGACTTCGAATGTACACCTACTAATACATATTTCAA ATATGGTAGTTTGGAAGTTTCTGATGTTAATTCTCCTGTCACTGTAATACCAAAGAGACATCCACCCATCAGTCAAAACCTTACAGCAGTTACATTATTGATCAACTCCTGTTCACTAAATGTAACACAAGACAGATGTTATGACATTCATAATGCCGATCTG atatttaataatggtACATGTGAACCAACTGGTAAAGAGTCTATGCTGAATAACTTCAGAAGCAAATATTTATCACCATCATTGGAAGAGGAAACTACACGTAACGCATGTGAAGAGAAATCAAAACAAAGTTCTCTAGTAACTGT atTTTCAATATGGAATACCACATTAGGTTCATCATTACTGACAATACCATGGGGTATTCAAATGGCTGGTTTTTTCCCTGGTATTATTCTCATACTTGTAATGAGCGGATTATGTTTGTACACTGCTTATTGTCTTCTTCTTGTACACAAATACCATG gtGGGCAGAAGGGTATAGAAGTAATTTTCTTGAGTCGAGTATACTTGAATAAATGGGCAGAATATATTGCTAAATCTTTTAGCATTACCGTGTTACTCGGTGCAACTATTGCATACTGGATATTAATGTCCAACTTTCTGTACAattctgtaaattttatatatg ACAGTATAAAAGAAACTGATGTATCTTTAGTAAGCAATGATTCTTATTCATCAGAAATATTGTGTCCAAAGAAAATGTCCAATAATACAAATACTGTAGATCATGAATATACATACAGCTCTATAGGACCACTTTgggatttatataaaacagttcCTATATTTCttggtttattaatatttccaattttgaattttaatagtcCCACCttctttacaaaattcaattccctCG GGACCGtgtcaattatatatttaattgtatttgtcTTGATGAAATCTATATCATGGGGTGTAAACATGGAACAATCAGACTGGGACATTAGTTGGAAATTGAAGATTTCATTCCCTGCTCTTTCCGGAATGCTAGCAATGTCATTCTTTATccataacattataattactataatgcaaaataattatgatcAAAGAAAAAAT GGGAGAGATCTTTCGTTTGCATATTTTCTTGTTACACTAACTTATATTATAGTTggtgtaatattttatgtatgttTTCCACTTAGTAAATCATGCATCGAAGAT AATCTATTGAATAACTTTCAAAAATGGAGTGGTTTAACAGTAGGTGCACGAATTGTTCTACTCTTCCAATTGTTAACAGTTTATCCATTACTTGCTTATATGCTGCGCATTCAATTGCTTTCTTCCATATGTAAATCATTTAATACAGGCTGTGTTCttttagttaatattattttagtatgcATATGTATACTTTTCGCAGTTTTTGTTCCATACATTGGTACAATAATACGGTTTACAGGTGCTTTGAGTGGTTTAGTTTATGTATTTACATTACCGAGTTTACTGTACTtagcaattttgaaaaagcaAAAACGACTGtcattatttgttacaatCCTGCATATAAGTATACCACTAATTGGCTTTCTGAATCTGCTTGCTCAGTTTTTTGTTACAGAATCGTAA
- the LOC144468153 gene encoding uncharacterized protein LOC144468153 has protein sequence MRSYLKNKNMDDESALESFCSSCKSIFQYASSTDEPCNSNENICQLTEENNKKTLMKNYENNLNATDRTRENIGHLKCYEHKQREVDEEIKKLKFYTNKKLKCFDLMNEPRLSPCDTYKNIARGITCVESENNDLKNKINSSKIIQTQSTQQKNNNKTMKAKNVIQDAVESSRMISNHSPKTAQDILDYRKNILKIAQTVLELSTYIDNMRKLILYKLNKRQSQVSPNNKNNNIKTITNQDLSMHFYNPTCMKWKK, from the exons ATGCGCAGCTatctcaaaaataaaaatatggatGACGAATCGGCATTAGAAAGTTTCTGTTCTTCTtgtaaatctatttttcaataCGCATCTAGCACCGATGAACCATGTAAttcaaacgaaaatatttgtcaattaACCGAagagaacaataaaaaaacattgatgaaaaattatgaaaataatttgaatgctACTGATAGAACACGTGAGAACATTGGTCATTTAAAGTGTTACGAACATAAACAACGAGAAGTAGACGaagagattaaaaaattaaagttttacacaaacaaaaaattaaaatgttttgatttAATGAACGAGCCACGCTTATCTCCATGtgatacatataaaaatattgctcgTGGGATTACATGTGTTGAGTctgaaaataatgatttgaagaataaaataaattcttcaaaaataatacaaaccCAAAGTACTCAGCaaaaaaacaataacaaaacTATGAAAgcaaaaaatgtaatacaagATGCAGTAGAAAGTAGTAGAATGATTAGTAATCATTCTCCAAAAACTGCCCAGGACATTCTAgattatcgtaaaaatatacttaaaattGCTCAAACAGTATTAGAATTGAG caCTTATATTGACAATATGCGGAAACTGAtactttacaaattaaataaaagacaatCTCAAGTTTCAcccaataacaaaaataacaatatcaaaACTATTACAAATCAAGATCTTTctatgcatttttataatccTACCTGTATGAAATGGAAGAAGTAA
- the Pgm1 gene encoding phosphoglucose mutase 1, whose translation MSSAVASRTIETKVYEGQKPGTSGLRKAVKVFMQEHYTENFVQAILEALGNQLVGSTLVVGGDGRYYGKEAVRKIIRIAAANGVKKLIVGQNGIFSTPAVSTIIRKYKTQGGIVLTASHNPGGPDADFGIKFNCENGGPAPDNVTNKIYEITTQLKSYKIASDINIDIDKIQSTTIQIDGNSFTIDVIDSVNDYLELMKDIFDFPSIKSLLQGNNSQPAFKVLINGMNGVTGPYIKRIFSNELGVDDSSIVNTTPLEDFGGHHPDPNLTYAKDLVDAIKNGPYDFGAAFDGDGDRNMILGKHAFFVTPSDSLAVLAANLNAIPYFKKTGVKGYARSMPTGAAVDRVAAKTGIKIFEVPTGWKYFGNLMDAGLLSICGEESFGTGSDHIREKDGIWACLAWLSVISNLGKSVEEILLSHWQIYGRNFFTRYDYENCESEGANKMMQFIENEIQKPDFVGKTFTSAGKKYVVKVADNYSYVDPIDGSQANKQGLRILFDDGSRIIYRLSGTGSSGATIRVYVDSYEDDPTSFKKDAQEVLKTLVTIALELSKLREYTGRDAPTVIT comes from the exons atgTCGAGTGCAGTGGCAAGTAGAACTATAGAAACTAAAGTGTACGAGGGCCAGAAGCCGGGTACTTCCGGACTACGAAAAGCCGTGAAGGTTTTTATGCAAGAACATTATACGGAAAATTTCGTTCAAGCAATACTCGAAGCACTTGGTAATCAGTTGGTTGGTAGCACGTTAGTTGTAGGCGGTGACGGTAGATATTACGGCAAAGAAGcagttagaaaaattatcagGATCGCTGCGGCTAACGGA GTGAAGAAGTTAATAGTTGGCCAGAATGGAATATTCTCAACTCCTGCAGTATCTACcataataagaaaatacaaaactcAAGGAGGAATTGTCCTGACTGCATCTCATAATCCGGGTGGTCCTGATGCTGATTTTGGCATCAAATTCAATTGTGAGAATGGTGGTCCAGCTCCAGACAATGtgacaaataaaatctatGAGATTACAACACAACTCAAAAGCTATAAAATTGCTtctgatataaatatagacatAGATAAGATACAGAGCACTACTATTCAGATTGATGGAAACAGTTTCACAATTGATGTCATAGACTCTGTGAATGATTACTTAGAGCTTATGAAAGATATCTTTGATTTCCCCAGCATTAAGAGTCTGCTTCAAGGAAATAATAGTCAACCTGCTTTTAAGGTTCTTATTAATGGAATGAATGGAG TTACTGGGCcatatattaaaagaatatttagcaATGAGTTAGGTGTCGATGATTCCAGTATTGTTAATACAACACCACTTGAAGATTTTGGAGGACATCATCCTGATCCCAATTTGACTTATGCCAAAGACTTAGTAGATGCTATAAAAAATGGTCCTTACGATTTTGGTGCTGCTTTTGATGGAGATGGTGATAGAAATATG attttaggCAAGCATGCATTCTTTGTTACACCCTCTGATTCATTAGCTGTGTTAGCTGCTAACTTGAATGCAATACCATACTTTAAGAAGACTGGTGTTAAAGGCTATGCTAGGTCTATGCCAACAGGTGCTGCTGTGGATAGAGTTGCTGCTAAAACTGGAATTAAAATCTTTGAAGTACCCACAGGCTGGAAGTATTTTG gTAATTTAATGGACGCTGGGCTTTTGTCCATTTGTGGAGAAGAAAGCTTCGGCACTGGTTCTGATCATATTCGCGAAAAAGATGGAATATGGGCATGTCTTGCATGGCTTAGTGTGATTTCGAATCTCGGCAAATCTGTAGAAGAAATACTGTTAAGTCATTGGCAAATTTATGGAAGAAACTTTTTCACTAG atatgATTATGAAAATTGTGAATCTGAAGGAGCGAATAAAATGATGCAGTTTATTGAAAACGAAATTCAAAAGCCTGACTTTGTGGGTAAAACATTTACATCTGCAGGCAAGAAGTACGTTGTTAAGGTAGCTGATAATTACTCCTACGTAGACCCCATTGATGGGAGCCAAGCCAATAAACAG gGATTACGAATACTGTTCGACGATGGTTCCCGTATAATATACCGTCTATCTGGTACAGGAAGTTCTGGCGCCACTATTCGTGTGTACGTTGATAGTTACGAAGATGATCCAACATCTTTTAAGAAAGATGCTCAAGAAGTTCTTAAAACATTAGTTACTATTGCTCTAGAATTAAGTAAATTGCGTGAATACACCGGACGCGATGCACCAACCGTAATCACGTAA
- the LOC144468151 gene encoding U3 small nucleolar ribonucleoprotein IMP3, with protein sequence MVRKLKYHEQKLLRKVDFISWQADNNLNEVKILKRFRIQKREDYAKYKKLGREIRELAQKIKELDAEHPFRIEQSALLLEKLYMIGLIPTKWDLSLTQKVDATAFCRRRLPVVMVRNKMSENLKMATQLIEQGHVRVGAEVVKDPAFLVTRNLEDFVTWVDTSAIKKHVLEYNDARDDFDMV encoded by the exons atggtcagaaaattgaaataccaTGAACAGAAGTTGTTAAGAAAAGTTGATTTTATATCATGGCAAgcagataataatttaaatgaagtaaaaatcCTGAAACGTTTTCGAATACAAAAAAGAGAAGACTATGCaaa gtACAAGAAATTAGGACGAGAAATTCGTGAATTGGctcaaaaaattaaagaacttGATGCTGAACACCCTTTTCGAATTGAACAAAGtgcattattattagaaaaattgtatatgatAGGACTCATACCAACAAAATGGGATTTATCGTTAACGCAAAAAGTAGATGCAACTGCGTTTTGTAGAAGACGATTGCCTGTTGTTATGGTACGGAATAAGATGAGTGAAAACCTTAAAATGGCAACACAATTAATAGAACAAGGTCATGTTAGAGTTGGAGCAGAAGTTGTAAAAGATCCTGCATTTCTAGTAACGAg GAATTTGGAAGATTTTGTTACATGGGTAGATACATCGGCTATCAAAAAGCATGTGTTAGAATATAATGACGCT AGGGACGATTTTGATATGgtgtaa
- the Got1 gene encoding glutamate oxaloacetate transaminase 1, producing MSSRFSGVKLGPPIEVFALQKAFVDDTYEKKVNLSVGAYRTPEGKPWVLPVVRKVEKSLAADELQNHEYLPVLGLDAFSQAATTMLLGVDSPIIAQGRIVAIQTLSGTGALRVAAEFLSRILHYDTFYYSRPTWENHKLVFITGGFKRACEYTYWNPNTRNIDIEAMLKDIDDAPENSVIILHACAHNPTGCDPTPEQWSRIADVIEKKKLYPLFDSAYQGFASGNLDKDAYAVRMFAERGIEFMCAQSFAKNFGLYNERVGNLVVVMSDVKVQAQVKSQLTLIVRAMYSNPPNHGARIVATVLRNPDLFKEWSGHIITMSGRIKEMRQSLYERLVRLGTPGSWEHIKEQIGMFSYTGLTERQVEHLVNHYHIYMLRSGRINMCGLNEFNLDYVANAIYETVVLFPQNEKNCTC from the exons ATGAGCTCGAGATTCAGCGGAGTTAAACTAGGACCTCCGATAGAGGTTTTCGCCCTCCAGAAAGCTTTCGTGGACGATACTTACGAAAAGAAAGTAAATTTGTCAGTAGGAG CTTATCGTACTCCTGAAGGCAAACCTTGGGTATTACCAGTTGTCAGAAAAGTAGAGAAATCATTAGCTGCTGATGAACTACAAAATCATGAATATCTTCCAGTTTTGGGATTAGACGCTTTTAGCCAAGCAGCAACAACTATGTTACTAGGAGTAGATTCTCCTATTATTGCCCAAGGTCGTATTGTTGCCATTCAAACACTGTCTGGAACTGGGGCACTGCGTGTTGCAGCTGAATTCTTAAGTCGTATACTACATTatgatacattttattatagcaGACCTACTTGGG AGAACCATAAACTTGTGTTCATTACTGGGGGATTTAAAAGAGCTTGTGAATATACATACTGGAATCCGAATACTCGTAATATTGACATAGAAGCAATGCTTAAAGATATTGATGATGCACCAGAAAATTCAGTAATTATTCTACATGCGTGTGCTCATAATCCTACTGGATGTGATCCAACTCCTGAGCAATGGTCTAGAATAGCTGATGTAATAGAGAAGAAAAAGTTATATCCACTTTTTGATAGTGCATATCAg GGTTTTGCAAGTGGTAATTTAGATAAAGATGCTTATGCTGTGAGGATGTTCGCTGAACGTGGTATAGAATTCATGTGTGCACAAAGTTTTGCTAAGAATTTTGGATTATACAATGAAAGAGTTGGAAATTTAGTAGTTGTTATGTCTGATGTGAAAGTACAAGCTCAAGTTAAGTCTCAATTAACCTTGATAGTTCGAGCAATGTATAGTAACCCTCCCAATCATGGAGCCAGAATAGTTGCAACAGTGTTACGAAATCCTGATCTGTTTAAAGaatg gaGTGGTCATATTATTACAATGTCTGGTAGAATAAAGGAAATGCGCCAAAGTTTGTATGAAAGACTGGTTCGATTAGGAACACCTGGTTCATGGGAACATATTAAAGAACAAATCGGAATGTTTTCCTACACTGGTCTTACTG agaGACAGGTGGAACACCTCGTAAAtcattatcatatttatatgttgCGAAGCGGTAGAATAAACATGTGTGGACTCAATGAATTCAACTTGGATTATGTTGCAAACGCTATCTATGAAACTGTTGTACTATTTccacaaaatgaaaaaaactGTACATGTTAA
- the LOC144468150 gene encoding ATP synthase subunit C lysine N-methyltransferase produces the protein MSEVNDLNYILSKSENVGEPYKPSKLGWYLVGITGGIATAISVICIPFVSPAFRKICLPYVPATTQQVQNVLVALERCSGSLIDLGSGDGRIVFATAKAGFKAHGIELNAWLVWYSRLKALFTGFSSQTKFIRRNLWTYNLNNYNNIVLFGVGQMMQEIEEKFLMELQEDCTIVACRFPLPNMRAIKVIGEGVDTVWVYRVPKKS, from the exons atgt CAGAGGTTAATGATCTAAATTACATCCTCAGTAAAAGTGAAAATGTTGGTGAACCATATAAACCGTCTAAACTTGGTTGGTATCTCGTTGGAATAACGG GAGGTATTGCAACAGCTATAAGTGTAATATGTATTCCTTTTGTGAGTCCTGCATTTCGTAAAATATGTTTGCCTTACGTACCAGCTACTACTCAACAGGTACAAAATGTATTAGTAGCCTTAGAAAGGTGTTCTGGCTCTTTGATTGATCTTGGAAGCGGAGATGGACGTATA GTTTTTGCCACAGCCAAAGCTGGATTCAAAGCTCATGGTATTGAATTAAATGCTTGGTTGGTATGGTATTCTAGGTTAAAAGCTTTATTCACAGGATTTTCATcccaaacaaaatttattagacGAAATCTATGgacatataatttaaacaattataataatattgttctgtTTGGAGTAGGTCAGATG atgcaagaaatagaagaaaaatttttgatGGAATTACAGGAAGATTGTACTATAGTTGCTTGCAGATTTCCACTTCCTAATATGCGTGCAATAAAAGTAATAGGAGAAGGAGTTGATACTGTTTGGGTTTATAGAGTTCCAAAAAAGAGttaa